In Sphingobacteriaceae bacterium, the following proteins share a genomic window:
- a CDS encoding succinyl-CoA--3-ketoacid-CoA transferase — protein MINRVVKNAEEALKDIKDGMTLLVGGFGLCGIPENCIAQLVKMGTKNLTCISNNAGVDDFGLGLLLQTKQIKKMISSYVGENDEFERQMLSGELEVELVPQGTLATRCMAAGYGMPVIYTPAGVGTEVAIGKETRRFTYNGEEKEYLMEKAFESDFALVKAWKGDTAGNLIFRSTARNFNPMMAMAGKITIAEVEELVPAGELDPDHIHTPGIYVHRIFKGEKYEKRIEQRTVKKRA, from the coding sequence ATGATAAACAGAGTAGTAAAAAATGCGGAAGAAGCATTAAAAGACATTAAAGACGGAATGACTTTGTTAGTAGGGGGCTTCGGCTTATGTGGCATTCCTGAAAACTGTATTGCGCAATTGGTGAAAATGGGTACAAAAAACCTAACCTGCATTAGTAACAATGCCGGTGTAGATGATTTTGGATTAGGGTTATTATTACAGACCAAACAAATCAAAAAAATGATCTCCAGTTATGTGGGAGAAAATGATGAGTTTGAGCGCCAGATGTTAAGCGGTGAGCTGGAAGTAGAGCTTGTGCCACAAGGTACCCTTGCAACGCGTTGCATGGCTGCAGGATATGGAATGCCTGTGATTTACACTCCTGCTGGGGTAGGAACAGAGGTAGCCATTGGTAAGGAAACAAGAAGATTTACTTACAATGGGGAGGAAAAAGAATATTTGATGGAAAAGGCTTTTGAATCGGATTTCGCATTGGTGAAAGCCTGGAAAGGTGATACGGCCGGTAATCTTATTTTCAGAAGCACAGCCCGTAATTTTAATCCCATGATGGCAATGGCTGGGAAAATAACCATTGCTGAAGTGGAGGAGCTAGTTCCTGCAGGTGAACTGGATCCGGATCATATTCATACTCCGGGAATTTATGTGCACCGTATTTTTAAAGGAGAGAAGTATGAGAAGCGTATTGAGCAAAGAACCGTTAAAAAGAGAGCCTAA
- a CDS encoding penicillin-binding protein, giving the protein MGPFVFIFLLITLVGLGVFGSLPKVDELLNPKNSLATVVYSGDMKIIGKYYLENRVNVNFQQLDKDIVNALVATEDARFYDHSGVDAKALARSVFSGGGKGGASTLSQQLAKMMFPREKLSKPELVIRKFKEWIIATRLEKLYTKEEILSLYLNKFDFLNLAVGIKSAAQIYFNRAQDSLKIEQAAMLVGMAKNPAYYNPVRFNDRTLLRRNVVMNQMVKYGYLSQQKYDSLKVLPLGLAFRPENHNDGLATYFREYLRDNFLENWCKKHINPETNKPYNIYKDGLKIYTTIDSRMQQYAEESVNEHMADLQKLFSKECLNKKNAPFAWNVSKQEIDDIMDASIKRSDRYRKSKEDGLSHNEIVKTFYKKVPMRVYSLRGDIDTVLTPYDSIRYYKSFLQTGFTVMEPQTGYVKAWVGGINHKHFQYDHVKVSKRQVGSTFKPFVYALAIGNGESPCTRYPNVKTCITTETGVDWCPNDADGPHGKYVGTMVTLKKALAQSMNYVTAAVMKKYGPHAVVTLVKRLGITADIPEVPSICLGTADISVFEMVAANSAFVNKGTYIQPTFVTRIEDKNGKVLEEFIPNSDEVFSEEKAYAVIQLMRGVVDGGTGSRLRFKHKLYNQIAGKTGTTQRNADGWFMGLTPELVAGVWVGGEDRSIHFNSMAEGQGASMALPIWGKFFNKVYNDKKLNVSKGDFPRPKNLDPNLEMDCSKYDNDMQDDPGSDNPFDNL; this is encoded by the coding sequence ATGGGTCCTTTCGTTTTTATTTTTCTGTTAATAACGCTTGTTGGTCTGGGTGTTTTTGGATCATTGCCAAAAGTGGATGAACTCTTAAATCCTAAAAACAGTTTAGCTACTGTTGTTTACAGTGGCGACATGAAAATAATCGGAAAGTATTATTTGGAAAACCGTGTTAATGTTAATTTTCAGCAGTTAGATAAAGACATTGTAAATGCCCTGGTGGCTACAGAGGACGCGCGTTTCTACGATCACAGTGGCGTAGATGCAAAAGCTCTGGCCAGGTCAGTGTTTTCGGGTGGAGGAAAAGGTGGAGCGAGTACGCTTTCTCAGCAACTTGCAAAAATGATGTTTCCGCGTGAAAAATTAAGTAAGCCGGAGTTGGTTATACGCAAGTTTAAAGAATGGATCATCGCTACGCGTTTAGAAAAACTGTATACGAAAGAGGAAATTTTATCGCTTTACCTGAATAAATTTGATTTCTTAAATCTTGCAGTGGGAATTAAATCTGCCGCGCAAATATATTTTAACCGTGCACAGGATAGTTTAAAGATAGAGCAAGCTGCTATGCTTGTGGGAATGGCGAAAAACCCCGCCTATTACAATCCGGTGAGATTCAACGACAGAACTCTTTTAAGAAGAAATGTTGTAATGAATCAAATGGTAAAGTATGGCTACCTTTCGCAACAAAAATACGACAGCCTTAAAGTTTTACCTTTAGGATTAGCTTTTCGTCCGGAAAATCACAACGATGGATTGGCTACTTATTTCAGAGAATATCTCCGCGATAATTTTTTAGAGAATTGGTGCAAAAAGCATATCAATCCTGAAACGAATAAACCTTACAACATATACAAGGATGGTTTAAAAATTTATACAACGATAGATTCACGTATGCAACAATATGCTGAAGAATCGGTGAATGAACATATGGCAGATCTGCAAAAACTTTTTAGTAAAGAATGTCTTAATAAAAAAAATGCGCCCTTTGCCTGGAATGTTTCCAAACAGGAGATTGACGACATCATGGATGCTTCTATCAAACGTAGCGATCGTTACCGTAAGTCAAAAGAAGATGGATTATCGCATAATGAAATAGTTAAAACTTTCTACAAAAAGGTTCCAATGCGTGTATACAGTCTTAGGGGAGACATTGATACTGTTTTAACACCCTACGATAGTATCCGGTATTATAAGAGTTTTTTACAAACGGGCTTTACTGTTATGGAGCCTCAGACGGGTTATGTAAAGGCCTGGGTGGGTGGTATTAATCATAAACATTTTCAATACGATCACGTTAAAGTGAGTAAACGCCAGGTGGGTTCAACTTTTAAACCTTTTGTGTATGCTCTTGCTATTGGAAACGGTGAGTCGCCATGCACACGGTATCCAAACGTAAAGACTTGTATTACTACCGAAACGGGAGTAGACTGGTGTCCTAACGACGCAGATGGTCCGCACGGGAAATATGTAGGAACGATGGTAACCTTGAAGAAGGCTTTGGCTCAATCTATGAATTATGTGACTGCTGCAGTAATGAAAAAATACGGCCCACACGCAGTAGTAACCCTTGTTAAACGCTTAGGGATCACGGCTGATATTCCGGAAGTTCCTTCTATTTGTTTAGGTACGGCTGACATTAGTGTTTTCGAAATGGTTGCTGCAAATTCAGCTTTTGTGAATAAGGGAACTTATATTCAGCCTACTTTTGTAACGCGTATCGAAGATAAAAACGGGAAAGTTCTGGAGGAATTTATTCCGAATAGCGATGAGGTGTTTAGTGAAGAAAAAGCTTATGCTGTTATTCAGTTAATGCGTGGAGTGGTGGATGGAGGAACAGGCTCAAGACTCAGGTTCAAACATAAACTTTATAATCAAATTGCAGGTAAAACCGGCACTACTCAAAGAAATGCGGATGGATGGTTTATGGGTCTTACTCCCGAGCTTGTTGCAGGTGTGTGGGTTGGTGGTGAAGACAGGAGCATACATTTTAATTCTATGGCAGAAGGACAGGGAGCAAGTATGGCCTTGCCAATATGGGGTAAGTTTTTCAATAAAGTATATAACGATAAGAAATTAAACGTCAGTAAGGGAGATTTTCCCCGACCAAAAAATCTTGATCCGAATCTGGAGATGGATTGTAGCAAATACGATAACGACATGCAGGATGATCCTGGAAGCGACAATCCGTTTGATAATCTTTAA
- a CDS encoding alpha/beta hydrolase, with amino-acid sequence MKTILLLHGALGSSEDLRSLAITLEKEGLKVLIFNFSGHGKSDFREVFSIPQFAKEVESFISEKELKNISVFGYSMGGFVALYLASKHPNLFEKIITLGTKFDWSQASVDKETKMLDPKVIAEKVPAFAKSLDAKHGEAWTTLLPKTAALMREINEKDFLSHEVIKSVSVPTLLGLGDRDQMVSLEETLKVYKTLPNAQMYMLPKTKHQLESANLKLLTNTILEFVTYD; translated from the coding sequence ATGAAAACTATACTCTTGCTTCATGGCGCACTAGGTTCTTCAGAAGATCTGCGAAGTCTTGCTATCACTTTAGAAAAAGAAGGATTAAAGGTCTTGATCTTTAACTTTTCAGGACACGGAAAAAGTGACTTTAGAGAGGTCTTTAGCATTCCTCAATTTGCAAAAGAAGTAGAGTCATTTATTTCGGAAAAAGAGCTTAAAAATATAAGTGTATTTGGCTACAGTATGGGTGGATTTGTTGCGCTCTATCTCGCTTCAAAACACCCAAATCTCTTTGAAAAGATAATAACCCTTGGAACAAAATTCGATTGGAGCCAGGCTTCTGTAGATAAAGAAACAAAAATGCTGGATCCAAAAGTAATAGCCGAAAAAGTGCCCGCCTTTGCAAAATCTTTAGATGCAAAGCATGGAGAAGCCTGGACCACCCTCCTTCCAAAAACAGCTGCATTAATGCGTGAAATAAACGAGAAAGACTTCTTGAGTCATGAAGTTATTAAGAGTGTGAGTGTACCCACATTATTAGGTTTGGGAGACCGGGACCAGATGGTTTCTCTGGAGGAAACACTTAAGGTTTACAAAACGCTTCCAAATGCGCAGATGTACATGCTTCCTAAAACCAAACACCAGCTGGAATCTGCGAACCTGAAGCTGCTTACTAACACAATTCTTGAATTTGTAACATACGATTAG